A region from the Aegilops tauschii subsp. strangulata cultivar AL8/78 chromosome 5, Aet v6.0, whole genome shotgun sequence genome encodes:
- the LOC109774939 gene encoding F-box protein SKIP19-like, protein MDDTAPPARDWSLLPLDVLSSIFIRLGAVDVLTGAGLVCRSWLQAAKLPDVWRVVEIDDHGILHPRNLVAQHTMAKAAVERSDGQLRVFAGKHFVTDDLIKYIVERSPSLTTLRLVSYSHVFSQQVASAIKESPLLELRSLELGDIDITVGELTAVLEYCPALEVLRLHNCLDIDDTHTLQAKFPRIKNLTLEWDNAYWSRFYTDTSSYSDSAPDSEDERTDGSM, encoded by the exons ATGGACGATACAGCGCCGCCAGCGAGGGACTGGTCGCTGCTGCCCCTTGACGTTCTTTCCTCGATCTTCATCAGGCTTGGCGCCGTCGACGTCCTCACGGGCGCCGGCCTCGTGTGCCGCTCGTGGCTCCAGGCGGCCAAGTTGCCAGACGTGTGGCGAGTAGTAGAGATCGACGACCACGGGATCCTGCACCCCAGGAACCTAGTTGCCCAGCACACAATGGCGAAGGCTGCCGTCGAACGCTCCGACGGACAGCTCCGGGTGTTCGCCGGGAAGCACTTCGTCACCGATGACCTCATCAAGTATATTGTGGAGAG GTCGCCCTCACTAACAACCCTTCGGCTTGTATCCTACAGCCACGTCTTCAGCCAACAAGTCGCCAGTGCTATAAAAGAGTCGCCTCTTCTGGAGCTGCGTTCCCTTGAACTCGGCGACATTGACATCACTGTGGGAGAGCTGACAGCCGTCCTTGAGTACTGTCCTGCTCTGGAGGTTCTTCGGCTGCACAATTGTTTGGACATCGACGACACGCATACCCTGCAAGCGAAGTTCCCCAGGATCAAGAACCTGACGCTCGAGTGGGATAATGCGTACTGGTCCCGTTTTTATACCGATACTAGCTCTTACAGCGACTCTGCTCCTGATTCTGAAGATGAGAGGACAGATGGTTCAATGTGA
- the LOC141023124 gene encoding uncharacterized protein, with the protein MTSICMVGVIPGRTSRPTPPLVRNDRVLCTSSWETSFPQCFLSCLASAVSDHCPLLVDCTPQQGGAPRFHFARYWTKLDGFHQTVQEAWNSTPSVDDPFCRIYARLKATARRLQSWSARTTATISNQLAVARELIVRLDMAQDHRPLSPLEAWLRRELKRTYLGLASLERTISRERIRLHWLHEGDTNSAYSKIHAANRRKRNRIRDLLVDGHTISSEPDMAHAAYGHFSSLLGTAMNRDFSINLQAIDQRHFNLSELDRPFFEEEIWRLNEALLILLPRADASSLSDYRPISLIHLIAKLFAKVLSLRLAPRLGELVSVNQSTFIAGRSVHDNFLLVQQTARVLHNIKAPCVLLKLDIARAFDLVSWAFLLDVLNHPGFGHR; encoded by the exons ATGACATCTATATGCATGGTCGGCGTTATACCTGGTCGAACGAGCAGGCCGACCCCACCCCTCGTCCGTAACGATCGCGTGCTGTGTACCTCTTCGTGGGAAACCTCATTCCCGCAGTGCTTCCTAAGTTGTCTTGCTTCTGCCGTCTCCGATCACTGCCCTCTCCTCGTCGATTGTACTCCGCAACAAGGCGGGGCACCCAGGTTCCACTTCGCGCGGTACTGGACAAAACTCGATGGTTTTCACCAGACTGTGCAGGAAGCATGGAACTCCACCCCGTCCGTAGACGACCCTTTCTGCCGCATCTACGCGAGGTTAAAGGCAACAGCTCGCCGCCTTCAGAGTTGGAGCGCCAGGACCACAGCCACCATCTCTAACCAGCTGGCGGTGGCTCGCGAACTGATCGTCCGCCTCGACATGGCACAGGACCACCGACCGCTCTCGCCTTTGGAGGCCTGGCTCCGCAGGGAGCTCAAGCGCACTTACCTCGGTCTCGCTTCCCTCGAAAGAACCATCAGCAGGGAGCGGATTCGCCTACACTGGCTGCATGAGGGAGACACGAACTCGGCCTACAGCAAAATCCACGCCGCCAACCGGCGGAAACGGAACCGCATCCGTGACCTCCTGGTGGACGGCCACACGATCTCGAGTGAACCGGACATGGCCCATGCCGCGTACGGGCACTTCTCATCTTTGCTTGGCACGGCCATGAATCGAGACTTCTCCATCAACCTCCAGGCCATTGACCAGCGCCACTTCAATCTATCGGAGCTCGATCGCCCCTTCTTCGAGGAGGAGATCTGGAG GCTGAACGAAGCGCTGCTTATCCTGCTCCCCAGAGCTGACGCCTCCTCCTTATCCGACTACCGTCCGATCAGCTTGATACATCTCATCGCCAAGCTGTTCGCGAAGGTCCTCTCCCTGCGCCTTGCACCCAGACTTGGCGAGCTTGTGTCCGTGAACCAGAGCACTTTTATCGCCGGCAGAAGTGTCCACGACAATTTTCTCCTGGTCCAACAAACGGCGCGTGTGCTGCACAACATCAAGGCCCCATGTGTACTCCTCAAGCTCGACATTGCACGTGCGTTCGACTTAGTGTCCTGGGCTTTCCTCCTGGACGTCCTGAACCATCCTGGGTTCGGACACCGCTGA